A genomic window from Osmia bicornis bicornis chromosome 4, iOsmBic2.1, whole genome shotgun sequence includes:
- the LOC114880792 gene encoding UDP-glucose 6-dehydrogenase, whose protein sequence is MTIKKICGIGAGYVGGPTCSVIALKCPEIQVTVVDKSKERIAQWNSEKLPIYEPGLDDVVRKCRGKNLYFSTNIETAIQEADLIFISVNTPTKTFGNGKGRAADLKYVESAARMIAEIATGDKIVVEKSTVPVRAAESIMNILRANHKPGVSYQILSNPEFLAEGTAIKDLVNAERVLIGGEDSPEGQAAIEELCKVYEHWIPRKNILTTNTWSSELSKLAANAFLAQRISSINSLSAVCEATGADVSEVARAVGLDSRIGSKFLHASVGFGGSCFQKDILNLVYICECLNLPEVAAYWQQVIDMNEYQKSRFSAKVIESLFNTVTDKKISMLGFAFKKNTGDTRESPAIHVAKTLLDEGAMLHIYDPKVEETQIMEDLTHPSITSNPQHVKNRISIYKDAYSATRGTHAIVVCTEWDEFIELDYEQIYLSMMKPAYIFDGRKILDHDSLQKIGFIVQTIGKRITRTVLSRAWGSQTQI, encoded by the exons ATGACGATTAAGAAGATTTGCGGTATCGGGGCCGGATACGTGGGCGGTCCAACTTGCAGCGTGATTGCCCTAAAGTGTCCGGAGATTCAGGTGACCGTAGTGGACAAAAGTAAAGAGAGGATCGCCCAATGGAATTCGGAGAAGTTACCGATTTACGAGCCCGGCTTGGATGACGTGGTTCGAAAGTGTCGCGGCAAAAATTTGTACTTCTCCACGAACATCGAGACAGCGATTCAGGAAGCGGATCTGATATTTATCTCCGTGAATACGCCAACGAAAACGTTCGGTAACGGTAAAGGAAGGGCGGCAGATTTGAAGTACGTCGAGAGCGCGGCCAGAATGATCGCGGAAATTGCAACCGGGGACAAAATTGTTGTGGAGAAGAGCACGGTACCAGTAAGAGCGGCCGAGAGTATTATGAATATTTTACGTGCCAATCATAAGCCGGGCGTATCGTATCAG ATTCTCTCTAATCCAGAATTCTTAGCCGAGGGAACAGCTATCAAAGATTTAGTGAACGCGGAGCGCGTTCTAATCGGTGGCGAGGATTCGCCCGAAGGACAAGCGGCTATAGAGGAATTATGCAAGGTTTACGAGCATTGGATCCcaaggaaaaatattttaaccaCGAACACTTGGAGTTCCGAATTGTCGAAGCTG GCTGCCAATGCCTTTCTGGCACAGCGTATATCGAGCATAAATTCTCTGTCAGCGGTGTGCGAAGCGACCGGTGCAGATGTGTCCGAGGTAGCTCGAGCGGTTGGCCTTGACTCTCGAATAGGATCAAAGTTCCTTCATGCGTCGGTCGGGTTCGGCGGTTCTTGCTTTCAAAAGGACATTCTTAATTTAGTGTATATCTGTGAATGTCTAAATCTACCTGAAGTAGCCGCTTACTGGCAACAGGTCATAGACATGAACGAATACCAGAAATCAAGGTTCTCCGCGAAAGTAATAGAATCATTGTTCAATACCGTTACGGACAAGAAGATTTCTATGCTGGGCTTCGCATTCAAGAAAAATACCGGCGACACGCGTGAGTCACCGGCCATTCACGTTGCTAAGACCTTACTGGACGAGGGTGCCATGCTTCATATATACGATCCTAAG GTCGAAGAAACGCAAATTATGGAGGATTTAACGCATCCGAGTATAACGAGCAATCCTCAACACGTGAAAAACAGGATCAGTATTTATAAAGACGCTTATAGTGCTACAAGAGGCACGCATGCTATTGTTGTGTGTACCGAATGGGACGAATTTATC GAGTTGGACTATGAACAAATTTATCTTAGTATGATGAAACCAGCTTATATTTTCGATGGACGAAAAATCTTAGATCACGATAGCTTACAAAAGATTGGTTTTATTGTTCAAACTATTGGTAAAAGAATTACAAGGACCGTACTTTCCAGAGCATGGGGAAGCCAAActcagatataa
- the LOC114880793 gene encoding 60S ribosomal protein L7a: MVQKKPKKKVGKKVAAAPLAVKKVEPKKQTNPLFEKRPRNFGIGQDIQPARDLSRFVKWPKYIRIQRQRAVLQKRLKVPPPINQFTQALDKQTATQLFKMLEKYRPESTIQKKMRLKAKAEQRVAKKEEAPPAKKPNVLRSGTNTVTTLVEQRKAQLVVIAHDVDPIEIVLFLPALCRKMGVPYCIVKSKARLGRLVRRKTCTAVALTQVDSGDRANFSKLVEAIKTNFNDRYDEIRRHWGGGLLGSKSAARIAKLEKAKAKELAQKQG, translated from the exons ATGGTTCAGAAGAAG CCGAAGAAGAAGGTAGGGAAGAAGGTAGCAGCTGCGCCACTAGCAGTCAAGAAGGTTGAACCTAAAAAACAAACTAATCCTCTGTTTGAAAAACGCCCTCGTAATTTTGGTATTG GACAGGATATTCAACCTGCTCGCGATCTTAGTCGCTTCGTAAAATGGCCCAAATACATTCGCATTCAACGACAGAGAGCTGTGTTGCAAAAGAGACTGAAAGTACCACCACCAATTAATCAGTTTACACAAGCATTGGATAAACAAACAG cAACACAGTTATTCAAAATGTTGGAGAAATACAGACCTGAATCGACGATTCAAAAGAAAATGAGGTTGAAAGCCAAAGCTGAACAGAGGGTTgcaaagaaagaagaagctCCACCAGCAAAAAAGCCTAATGTGTTGCGTAGTGGAACAAACACAGTAACTACACTTGTTGAACAGAGGAAGGCCCAACTTGTGGTGATTGCTCATGATGTTGACCCAATAGAA aTTGTTCTTTTCCTACCGGCACTCTGTCGTAAAATGGGTGTACCTTACTGCATTGTTAAGAGCAAAGCACGTTTAGGACGTCTTGTTAGGCGTAAAACTTGTACCGCGGTAGCTTTGACTCag gtgGATTCTGGTGACAGAGCTAACTTCTCAAAACTTGTTGAAGCTATTAAGACCAATTTCAATGACAGATACGATGAAATTAGACGTCATTGGGGTGGTGGACTCCTGGGTAGCAAATCTGCTGCCAGGATAGCTAAGTTAGAGAAAGCTAAAGCTAAGGAACTTGCACAAAAACAGGGTTAA